TCATGGACGACCGGCTCCACGTCGCGGCCGCGACCGGCCAGCTGGCGCCCGGCACGATCCGGCTCGCCGACCTGGCCGACCACGACTGGATCATCTCCGGACCGCAGAGCTACTACGGCAGGGCGGTCCGGGCCGCCTGCCGCGACGCCGGCTTCGAGGTCCGGACCACCCACGAGGTGGACGGGCAGGCGACCGCCCTCGCCATGGTCGCCGCCGGGCTCGGCGTCACCCTGGTCTCCGACCTGGGCCGCACCTTCCTGCCGGGCGACGGGATCACCCTGCACCGGGTCTCGCGGCCGCTGCGCCGCCGGATCCTGCTGGCCCGCCACGAGCGGGCCGACAGCCCGGCGATGCAGGCGTTCCTGAGCAGCACCGCACGGGCCGTGGCCGCGCTGGAGCTGGCGGATCAGGACTGAGGCACGAGACCGCTGTCGCGGAGGGCCTGCTCGAGGCTGGTGGCGATCGTCTGGTGGCCGGCGTCGAGGGGGTTGCCGGCCGCGCCGGTGGGCAGGTCGGCCCAGCCCTCCTTGCTCGGGCGCAGCACCAGGGTGCCGTCGAGGTCGCGCCACGCCTTCGTCATCTTCGCCTCCTGCTTCGCCTTCACCCCGTCGGGGCGGAACGAGCTGACCGCGACCACCGGGGTGTCGGGCAGGTCGGCGGCGATCTGCTCGCCCAGGTCGGCGATCGCCCGGGTCACGGCCTTCGTGTCGGTGGCGCCGGCGTACCCGGCCTGCACCAGGACGGCGTCGGGGTCGATCGAGCCGAGCGGGGCGCCGGCGAACATGTCGAGGATCGTGCTGCCGCCCAGGCCCGGCACCGTGTAGCCGGCCCCGGACTCGGCGACGGTGCGCACGTCCCAGCCGAGGTCGTCGGCCAGCAGCGCGGCGTACGACGCCTTCTCGGTGGAGGCGCCGTCGCCGGCCGCCCAGCCGTCGCCGAGGAGCAGCAGCACCGGGCGGGGCCGGTTCGCGGTCGGGGTGAGGGTGTCGAAGGTCGGCGGCTCGTAGGCCGGCTCCGCAGGCTCGCTGGGGGAGGCGTCGGGCAGGCCGGGGGCGTCGGGCAGGCGGTCGTCGCTGCCCCCCGGGTCGACGACGGACTCGACGTCGGTGTCCTCGGCGATGCGGTCGTTGAACTGCGTCCAGGCGTAGCCGGTCCCACCCACGACCCCGAGCGCGAGCAGCACGATCAGGAGGGCGGCGAGAGGGAAGTCGTGTCCGCGGCGCACCTTGGCAGCGTAGGGGATCGGGACTTGCCCGGCGGGGGCGCCGTGGCTCTGGGAGAGTGCGGCCGTGGACATTGGTATGACACTGCCCGTGATGGAGCCCGACCTGTGGTCGGCCCCCGACACCCTCGAGCGGTGGGCGCGCGAGATCGACGCCGGGCCGTGGTCGTCGCTGTGCTTCGGCGAGCGGATGGCCTTCGACAACCCCGAGACCCTCACCCTGCTCGGCGCGGTCTCCGCGTGGACGAGCCGGGTGGCGATCGCACTGACCATCGTGGTGCCGCAGCTGCACGAGCCGGTGCCGCTGGCCAAGGCGCTCGCCACCGCCGACCGGCTCTGCGGGGGCCGGCTGACCCTCGGCGTCGGGGTGGGTGGGCGCGAGGAGGACTACCGCGCCGCCGGCGCCCCGCTCGAGACCCGCACGATGGCCGAGATGGCCGACCGGGTCGCGGTGCTGCGCCGCGTCTGGGCCGGCGAGAAGGTCGTCGAGGCCACCCTGCCCGTCGGGCCCGCGCCGCTGCAGGTCGGCGGGCCGCCCGTGTACGTCGGCACCCTCGGCCCGCGCACCATCAAGCACGCCGCCGGCTGGGCCGACGGGCTGGCCGGGGTCTCCCTCGACCTCGACCTGGACGGGGTGTCCGCGCTCTTCGACCTGGCCCGCGAGTCCTGGGCCGCGGCCGGGCGTGAGGCGCCGAAGCTGACCACGTCCTTCTGGTTCGCCCTCGACGACGGCGACGGGTCCGCCCGCGAGCAGGTGCACCGGCACCTGCGCCACTACATGAACTGGTACCCCGTCGAGCTGGTCGACGCGATGGCGCCCACCACCGGGTTCGCCGGCACGGTCGAGGAGCTCGAGGAGGTGCTGCGCGGCTTCGCCGGCATCGGCTGCGACGAGGTGCAGCTCATCCCGACCTCCTGCGACCGCGAGCAGCTCGCCGCCGCCGCGGACGTCGTACGACGCCTGGGCTGAGGGGCGCTCCCGTGCCCGTACCGCTGAGAGGAGAACGCCCGTGGACCTCGTGCTGAGCGTCATCATTGGCTGCGAGATCGCCTTCTGGGTCGTCGTCGCGCTCGGCCTGCTGGCCCGCTACGGGTGGCGGCGGCGACGCCTCGGGGCGGTCCTGCTGGCAGCGACGCCGGTGATCGACGTCGTCCTGCTCGTCGCGGTGGTCGTCGACCTCGAGCGTGGCGGCACCGCCACCTTCTTCCATGGCCTCGCCGCGCTCTACCTCGGCCTCTCGCTGGCCCACGGGCCCGCCATGATCCGGTGGGCCGACACCCGTGTCGCCCACCGCTTCGCCGGCGGCCCGCCGCCGGTCAAGCTCTACGGCTGGGCCTACGCCCGGGGCTGCTGGAAGGACGTCGCGCGCACGACGCTCGCGGTGGGCATCGCAGCCGGGGTGCTGGGGCTGCTGACCGTCCTGGTGCAGGACGCCGAGCGCACCGAGCCGCTGCTGTCCGTGCTGCCGCTGCTCGGCATCTGGTGGGTGGTCGACCTGCTGTGGGCGCTCGGCCACACCGTCTGGCCGAGGCGGCCTGCCGCTGCCGGGTGACCGCAGGCGCTACCGGGTGTCGCGCCACAACGCGGCGCAGCAGGCCATCGCCGCGGCCCACAGCAGGATCACCGGGACGTCGCCGGTGTTGAAGCCGTGGCTCTCGCTGACCCTGAACAGCACCCGGCCCGCCCACGGCCCGTGCCCGGCGATCAGCAGCAGCGCGAGCACCGAGGTCACGAGGTAGACCGCGATGGCGATCAGGCGTCGGCGCTGCACCCGCTGACGATAGTCGTGGGCGTGCACCGGCCCCGCACAGCGGTCCGCCGGGGGAGCGGCTCGATGCGGCGTGCTAGCGCATCCTGACCACCTCGGCGAAGCCGCTAGCCATGGCTAGCGAGACGTTTCGCCTTGTTTCATGAGGGTTACTCGACAGTAGTGACTCGTCACACACGCGCTTGCACTTGCAAGCGCTAGCAGGAGCAAGCATGATGGAGGCATGACAAAGGGAAAGGTCTCGAGCGCCGTCGAGACACTGGGCGACTACCTCAAGGAGCAGCGCACCACTGCGCAGCTCTCCTTGCGGCAGCTCGCCGAGCAGGCCGGCGTGTCGAACCCGTACCTCAGCCAGATCGAGCGCGGGCTGCGCAAGCCGTCCGCCGAGGTGCTGCAGCAGATCGCACGGGCGCTGCGCATCTCCGCCGAGCAGCTCTACATCCGCGCCGGCATCGTCAGTCCAGACGATGGCGTCGGTGGGTCCGTGGAGCTGTCCGTGCTGAACGACCCGGCGCTCACCGAGCGCCAGAAGCAGTCGTTGCTCGACGTCTACCAGTCCTTCCTCGCCATGAACGGCGCTGGTCCAACGGACCCGGCACCGCCCGTCACCGACGAGGACTGAGCGACCACCCGTCGTACGCCGCTCGTGTGAGCGGCGCCCCACAGACCACCCGACACCGTCGGGATCTCAACCGAAGGAGCCGACCATGGCCAAGACCAAGTTCGACATCAAGTCCGAGGCCACCAAGGGCCTGTACGCCTACGCCGGTGTGGCCGACCTCGTCGTCGAGTCCGTGCGCGACTACGTCGCCGTCGTCCAGAAGGACGTCTCGACCCGCGTCGCCGACGTGCAGAAGTCGGTCTCCGACCTCGACTTCAAGCCGGAGACGCTGCGCAAGCAGGCCGTCACCACCGTCAACGCCCGCGTCGACGCCCTGACCGAGGACGCCAAGGCCCGCCGCAGCGCCATCGAGGCCCGCGTCGCCGAGCTCCAGACCGAGGCCCTCGCCCTGCCGGGCAAGGTCCAGGAGAGCGCCACCGAGACCTACACCGACCTGGTCAAGCGCGGCGAGACCCTGGTGACCCGCATCCGTCGCCAGGAGTCCACCAAGGCCACGGCCTCCTCCGCCAAGACCACCACGGCCAAGGCGAAGACCGCGAAGACGCAGGGCACCAAGGCGGCCACCACCACCGCCAAGAAGGCCTCGACGACGTCCAAGACGGCCGCCAAGAAGTCGACCACCGCGACGAAGACCGCCGCGAAGACCTCGACCGACGCCACCAAGACCGCCGCGAAGAAGACCGCGACCGCCACCAAGACGGCCGCCAAGTCCACCGCGACGACCGCCAAGAAGTCGGCCGCCCCCGCGCAGTCCTCGGCCAAGGCGACCACCACCGCCGCGACCAAGACCGCCGAGAACGCCGCCACGGCGACCACCGAGGCCGCCAAGAAGATCGGCGACTGAAGGACCCCCACCTCCACGCTCGTCGAATCGGTCACGCGATGACGAGCGCACGGAGCTGAGGCACCAGGACCCCCGCACCCACCAGGGTGCGGGGGTCCTCGCACGTGCGGGGGCCATTCGTGCGCGCGAGGTCGGATCTGAGCGAAAGCACTCCGTTGTCGAGCCACGGTCCTTTACCTTCGGGGTTGTGACCCCACCGCGCGGCGTACGCCGCCTCCTCTCGCCGCTGGCCACCCTGCTGATGGTCCCGGGCATGGCGCTGGTGCTGCCGGCCGCGTCGGCCGCCCCGCCCGCCGCAGTCGTGCGTGCCGTCTCGCCCGGTCCGGCCACCGGGCTCCAGGTGACCAGCCGGCCCGTCGACGACGTGCTGCGGCTCGACTGGCAGCACCCGAAGGGCGAGGACGCCGACGACCTGCGCTACCGCGTCGCCCTCAGCGCGTGGGAGGACGATGCAGAGGCCTCCTACGTCGTCGACAAGCCGTTCATCGAGGTGGCCACCCGCGGCGTCGGCACCACCTACCGCGGGTGGATACAGACCATCTCGCCCGCCGGGGACGGCGACTTCCTGCCGTTCAAGGTCGTCTACGAGGACGTGCCGGGCCAGGCGGTCGAGATCAACCCGCGTCCGCGCGCGGGCGGGTTCGCCCTGAAGTGGAAGTACGCCAAGTACGACCAGGCCAGGTCGTGGGAGGTCTTCGTCGACGGTGTCGTGGTGCCGACGAAGGTCAAGCAGGGGATCAAGCGGACGCTGCTGGCCCAGGTGAGCGGGCTGCAGGCTGGCACCGACTACGAGATCGGTGTGCGTGGGGTCAACGTGCATGGCGCCGGCGAGGCGCTCAGCGTCGTCGCGCGCACCTACGACCTGCCCGACCAGATGGCCGCCCCCACCGTCAAGCCTGGGAGGAAGGGCGGTGGGCTGAGCGTGCGGGTCGCGTGGACCCCGCCGACGGGCTGGGGCGGTGGCGAGCAGTGCTGCTACCGGATCACGGGCCACGGGCCCGTCGACCGGCAGGGCGCGCCCGCACGGGTCGAGCGCTGGACCGACGCCCCTGCCACCCGCTTCGACTTCCCCGTGGGCCGGTCCGGGAAGTGGCGCTTCCAGGTCGAGGCCAAGACAGGAGCCGGGTTCAGCCCGATCAGCGACCTGAGCCGGTCGGTGCGGGCCCGCTGAGGGTGGCTGGCGTCCCCCGCCCGACCGCCGCGGCCATGACCACCGAGGCCGCCGAGGAGTTCGGCGACGTGCTGTGTGCGGGGACCGGGGCCCCGACGTTTCCCGGGTCGGGGCCCCGGCGCCCCGTCCACCCCGATTCAGGTGGAGATCCGCCACCCGGACGTGGTGGAGGGCTCGGGGCTGTCTTTACTCCACATCGGCGACGCCCCGCGGCGGCTCACCCGCGCAGCGCGGTGACGAGCTCGGCCGCGCACTCGCTCGGGGTGCCGCGCACCGAGATGGTGTCCAGGCAGGCGGTCTACCCAATATCTATGAATCGGCGCTGCGGGGCTCGCGGGGCGGCGGCGCGCCGGCGCATATTGGTCCTGCGGATGCCCGGGCCCGCGGTCTTGAGACTCCCGCCGGCCCGGACACCCGCCTTACTCTGCCCGCCGACGTCAGCCGGCCTGGTCCCCGGCGGCGTCGCACCACAGGGACATCTCCTCGCAGCGTCCGCGCGCGTGCGCCGGCACCATCTCGCGCAGCGTCATCCACGTGTCCAGGTGGGCCGAGGTGGCGAACCGGGCCAGCCGGTCGGCGTTGAGGTGCGGGTCGAGCAGGAGCTCGGCGATCGTGTGCCGACGCGCCAGGGCACCACCCGGGTCGTCGCGGACCATCCGCAGCGCCACCGCCACCGCCTGGCCCACGAGCGTGCCGGGCCGCTGGTCGAGGCGACGCTCCGGGTCCCGGCCCAGCAGCGCGACCCAGGACCGGTGCGGCAGGTCGGCGGAGATCGAGGACTCGGCCTGCAGCGTCAGCCCGCTCGGCAGCCGTCCGCTCGCGATCCGGGTGCTGAGGATCTCCAGCCAGCCGGGGGGCTTGCCGGCCACGGCGGTCGCGGTCGCCTCGTCCACCACCAGCGGTCGCCACTCGAGGGCCAGGCCCGGCTCCTCGTCGATCGGCACCACCCGGCCGAGCACGTGGGCGTCCTCCGGCGCCTGCTCGCCGAGCCCGAGGTCCAGCACCTCGAGGGCCGCGCCGGTGCGGGCGTCGACCAGGGTGCGGTGCTCCTCGAGCGGTCCGAGCCGGTAGCCGCCCATCGGCGCGTACCGCCAGTCCACGATCCGCCCGGCGCGCCCGAGCAGGTCGGGGGAGAAGTCGATGGGCGGGCAGTGCGGGCAGAGGAGGTCCTCGAGCGCGTGCAGCTCGTAGACCTGCACCTGCCGCACCACCCAGTCACGCGCCCACAGCTGCGGGGTGGCCTGCTGCGGGTGCTCGAGGTCGAGGGCGTCGAGGTCGACCCCGTGCGGGTGCGCCACCGCCATCCCGAGCTCGAAGGCCCTCCGCTGTCGGTCCCGGTCGTCGTCGTGGCGACGCGCCAGCTCGGTGAGCCAGCGCGCCACCAGCCACCCGGGGGCGTCGTCGCCGAGCGTGGCCAGCAGCTCCAGCTGCTCGCCGTGCGTGGCGTCGCGGAACATCGGGATCCGCCGGTAGTGGCGCAGCGCCCCGGCCCAGTCGCCGCGCAGCTCGGCGGCCTGGAAGGCCTCGAGCGCCACGTGGTGCGCGGGCGTCATCTGGCTCGCGACGGAGCGGTAGGGACGGGACGGCTTGCGTGGACGGCTCATGCGACGACCCTGCGCCGACGCGGGAGCTGCCGTGAGGGGGAGCGTCGGGCCTGTGGAGAACCCGGCGGATCAGGCGGGCTGTGAATGCGCGGGGGACTTCACGAGCCGAGGCCGAGGGCGCCGGCACCATCTCCTGAGACGGGTCAGTGGCGGGCGACAGCTCGGGCCGACTCGAGGGGACATCTGGGCCGGGTCGGCGTGATATCTGGGCCGGGTCAGGGTGATATCTGGGCCGGGTCGCGGGTGGGGGGTGCGGCGGCCCGGTCGAGCAGCACCGCACCGACCCCGGCGACCACCCACACCGAGGCCAGGGTCAGCAGTGCGGCCCGGAACCCGTCCGCGCCACCGCCGTACGCCGCCATCAGCGCGACGCTGAGCGCGCTGCCGACGGTGAAGCCCAGGTATCGCAGCACCTGGTTGAACGCGACCGCGGAGCCGGTCTCGGCCGCCGGCAGGTGCGGGACCATCAGCACCGCGAGGCTGGAGAACGTGAAGCCGGACCCGGCGCCGCCCAGCGTCATCGCGAGCGAGGCCTGCCACAGGTGGTCGTGGAAGAGCCCCAGGCTCAGGGTCGCGGCCAGGAACATCGAGCAGCCCGTCGGCAGCAGCCAGCGGCTGCCCAGCCGCGCGCGCACCAGCAGGGCGAGCTGGTTGCCCAGGACGCTCATCAGCGAGTAGGGCACCAGGATCAGCCCGGCGACCACCACCGACCGGCCCAGCCCGAAGCCGGGCTCGTCGGTGCGCACCAGCACCACGACCAGGGTCAGCAGCGCGTACATGCCCAGCCCGGCCACCGCCGCGACCAGGTTGGGCGCGGCCACGCCGGGGCGCACCGCGAGCCGCAGGTCGACCAGCGGGGTCGCGCTGCGCAGCGTCCAGCGCACCCAGACCACCAGCGCCAGGAGCCCCGCACCGCCCAGGCCGAGCGTGCGCACCGAGGCCCAGCCCCACACCTCGCCCTCGGAGACCGCGAGCAGCACCGCCAGCATCGCCGCGCTGAGCAGCACCGCACCGGCCCAGTCGACCCGCGCGGGTGCCACGGTCGCGCTGCCCGGCAGGTGCCGCCAGGCCAGCAGCAGGGTCACCCCGCTCAGCACCCCGCCCAGCGCGTACGCCGCTCCCAGCCCGCCGAGCTCGGCCACGACCGCGGTGACGGGGTAGCCCAGCCCGGCACCGGCCACCGTGGTCACCGAGAGCAGCGCGATCGCGCGCTCCTGGCGCTCCCCGGCCAGCACGTCGCGGGCCACCGCGATC
This Nocardioides dokdonensis FR1436 DNA region includes the following protein-coding sequences:
- a CDS encoding SGNH/GDSL hydrolase family protein; protein product: MRRGHDFPLAALLIVLLALGVVGGTGYAWTQFNDRIAEDTDVESVVDPGGSDDRLPDAPGLPDASPSEPAEPAYEPPTFDTLTPTANRPRPVLLLLGDGWAAGDGASTEKASYAALLADDLGWDVRTVAESGAGYTVPGLGGSTILDMFAGAPLGSIDPDAVLVQAGYAGATDTKAVTRAIADLGEQIAADLPDTPVVAVSSFRPDGVKAKQEAKMTKAWRDLDGTLVLRPSKEGWADLPTGAAGNPLDAGHQTIATSLEQALRDSGLVPQS
- a CDS encoding LLM class flavin-dependent oxidoreductase, yielding MTLPVMEPDLWSAPDTLERWAREIDAGPWSSLCFGERMAFDNPETLTLLGAVSAWTSRVAIALTIVVPQLHEPVPLAKALATADRLCGGRLTLGVGVGGREEDYRAAGAPLETRTMAEMADRVAVLRRVWAGEKVVEATLPVGPAPLQVGGPPVYVGTLGPRTIKHAAGWADGLAGVSLDLDLDGVSALFDLARESWAAAGREAPKLTTSFWFALDDGDGSAREQVHRHLRHYMNWYPVELVDAMAPTTGFAGTVEELEEVLRGFAGIGCDEVQLIPTSCDREQLAAAADVVRRLG
- a CDS encoding helix-turn-helix domain-containing protein — protein: MTKGKVSSAVETLGDYLKEQRTTAQLSLRQLAEQAGVSNPYLSQIERGLRKPSAEVLQQIARALRISAEQLYIRAGIVSPDDGVGGSVELSVLNDPALTERQKQSLLDVYQSFLAMNGAGPTDPAPPVTDED
- a CDS encoding MFS transporter — protein: MSTHPTTAPPRALLPTLVLLTSITALVSSLGAPLVPTVAEAYDVRLTTAQWSLTAALLAGAVSTPVVGRFASGRLRRPTILVGLGVVTLGTLVSALSATLGASDGAFAALVAGRALQGVGMALLPLAIAVARDVLAGERQERAIALLSVTTVAGAGLGYPVTAVVAELGGLGAAYALGGVLSGVTLLLAWRHLPGSATVAPARVDWAGAVLLSAAMLAVLLAVSEGEVWGWASVRTLGLGGAGLLALVVWVRWTLRSATPLVDLRLAVRPGVAAPNLVAAVAGLGMYALLTLVVVLVRTDEPGFGLGRSVVVAGLILVPYSLMSVLGNQLALLVRARLGSRWLLPTGCSMFLAATLSLGLFHDHLWQASLAMTLGGAGSGFTFSSLAVLMVPHLPAAETGSAVAFNQVLRYLGFTVGSALSVALMAAYGGGADGFRAALLTLASVWVVAGVGAVLLDRAAAPPTRDPAQISP